A genomic stretch from Marinobacter fonticola includes:
- a CDS encoding ABC transporter substrate-binding protein, with protein MRFLRPALLALCALPGPQTLADATEYPVTLTNCGAAVSFEAAPENTVTIGQAATEILYSLGVGNTVSGTSVWFNPVLPEFEALNAGIDRIADNDPSFESVVNRKPDLVTVQYEWHVGSTGSVATREQFHELGISTYIMPADCDTKDNSTGGDGTRVAAFSPDSIYKGINELAAIYDVQDAGAALVADLKTREADAAERAENLELPGDLSAVFWFSSADLEIDPYVAGRLGAPGYMMDKLGIRNVIESDEEWPTVGWESIAKADPDVIVIARMDRRRFPADDVEKKLAFLRDDPVTRQMTAVREGRIVQMDAHAMSATLRTIFGLEALSEALASMSFDR; from the coding sequence ATGCGCTTCCTTCGCCCCGCCCTGCTCGCGCTATGCGCGCTGCCAGGACCCCAGACCCTGGCCGATGCCACCGAGTACCCCGTTACTCTGACCAACTGCGGCGCCGCTGTCAGCTTCGAGGCCGCCCCCGAAAACACCGTCACCATCGGCCAGGCCGCCACAGAGATCCTTTACTCTCTGGGCGTGGGCAACACCGTTTCGGGTACCTCGGTCTGGTTCAATCCGGTGCTCCCTGAATTCGAGGCACTCAATGCGGGCATCGACCGGATCGCCGACAACGACCCCAGTTTTGAATCCGTGGTAAACCGGAAGCCGGACCTGGTGACCGTGCAGTACGAATGGCACGTCGGATCAACTGGAAGCGTCGCGACCCGCGAGCAGTTCCATGAACTGGGTATTTCGACCTACATCATGCCCGCGGACTGCGATACCAAGGACAACTCCACCGGCGGCGACGGGACCCGTGTGGCAGCTTTCTCCCCGGATTCGATTTACAAGGGCATCAACGAGCTGGCGGCCATCTACGATGTGCAGGACGCAGGCGCCGCACTCGTCGCCGACCTCAAGACGCGGGAAGCCGACGCTGCCGAACGTGCCGAAAACCTCGAGCTGCCAGGCGATCTTTCCGCGGTCTTCTGGTTCTCCTCCGCCGATCTGGAGATCGATCCCTACGTCGCCGGGCGTCTGGGCGCGCCGGGCTATATGATGGACAAGCTCGGCATCCGCAACGTGATCGAGTCCGACGAGGAATGGCCCACGGTGGGCTGGGAGTCCATCGCCAAGGCCGACCCGGACGTGATCGTCATCGCCCGGATGGACCGGCGCCGGTTCCCGGCCGACGATGTGGAAAAGAAACTGGCGTTCCTGCGCGACGACCCGGTGACCCGCCAGATGACGGCTGTCCGCGAAGGACGCATCGTACAAATGGACGCCCATGCCATGAGTGCCACTTTACGCACGATCTTTGGCCTTGAGGCACTCTCCGAGGCGCTGGCAAGCATGTCCTTCGACCGATGA
- a CDS encoding FecCD family ABC transporter permease → MNSTVALQTVVRSRLRWVWLPPLVLVSALIAGTAIGETRIPIETVLKVLANRLWDAGYAVDRIDEGIVWSYRFSRAIVAAACGAGLALAGVVLQALLRNPLADPFLMGISAGASTGAVAVTVAGIGAGAFTLSAGAFAGAVLAFGLVVLLAHAATGGAGGRGLQAAGAIILAGIAGSQLFNALTAFIIAKSANAEQARGIMFWLLGNLSGVRWDDVFLAVPVALAGLLVCLWHMRALDGFTFGADSAASMGIAVRPVRGILIATTALVTAVMVSMVGAIGFVGLVIPHAMRFIVGSRHARLVPTSALAGAVFLIGSDVLSRILVPGQVLPIGVITSLIGAPAFAMILVRGAGTR, encoded by the coding sequence ATGAATTCGACCGTGGCGCTACAGACGGTGGTGCGCTCCCGGCTGCGGTGGGTCTGGTTGCCGCCGTTGGTGCTGGTTAGCGCGCTGATCGCCGGTACCGCCATTGGCGAGACGCGGATTCCCATCGAAACCGTACTCAAAGTGCTCGCCAACCGGCTCTGGGATGCGGGCTACGCCGTGGACCGTATCGACGAGGGTATCGTCTGGAGCTACCGGTTCAGCCGCGCCATCGTGGCGGCGGCCTGCGGTGCCGGGCTGGCGCTTGCCGGCGTTGTGCTTCAGGCACTGCTGCGCAACCCCCTGGCCGATCCCTTCCTGATGGGTATTTCCGCTGGCGCGTCCACCGGCGCGGTTGCGGTGACCGTGGCGGGCATCGGCGCGGGGGCGTTTACGCTCTCTGCCGGCGCCTTCGCTGGCGCCGTCCTGGCCTTCGGCCTGGTTGTCCTGCTGGCCCACGCCGCGACCGGCGGCGCCGGCGGCCGCGGCCTACAGGCCGCCGGAGCGATTATCCTCGCCGGTATCGCAGGCTCGCAGCTGTTCAATGCCCTTACCGCGTTTATCATCGCCAAATCCGCCAATGCCGAACAGGCGCGCGGAATCATGTTCTGGCTGCTCGGCAATCTTTCGGGGGTGCGCTGGGACGATGTTTTTCTTGCCGTGCCCGTCGCCCTGGCTGGCCTGCTGGTCTGCCTCTGGCACATGCGGGCCCTGGATGGGTTCACCTTTGGCGCAGACAGCGCCGCATCCATGGGCATCGCCGTGCGTCCGGTGCGGGGCATCCTGATCGCGACCACCGCCCTGGTCACCGCAGTGATGGTGTCGATGGTGGGCGCCATCGGCTTTGTCGGACTGGTCATCCCCCACGCCATGCGGTTTATTGTCGGCAGCCGCCACGCCCGGCTGGTGCCCACCTCGGCGCTGGCGGGCGCCGTGTTCCTGATCGGCTCGGATGTGCTTTCGCGCATCCTCGTACCGGGCCAGGTGCTGCCCATCGGCGTGATTACGTCGCTGATCGGCGCCCCGGCCTTCGCGATGATCCTGGTCCGCGGCGCGGGGACACGATGA
- a CDS encoding ABC transporter ATP-binding protein — protein MKLTGERLHWAVQGQRLLDNVSLEIEPGETFGLIGPNGSGKSTLLRLLAGLRKPAKGRACLNGRPLTGMRQREIAQSIALVEQQAETTDRLTVRQAVELGRTPFLSAMRPWSERDTAIVSRALDDVDMLHFADRLWHTLSGGERQRVHIARALAQQPKILLLDEPTNHLDIHHQLSILTLVRRLPMTVVIALHDLNQAMDCDRLGVMERGRLVALGTPAEVLTTERLRHTFGVAADILNDPVDGSRIMRFRHALCPHE, from the coding sequence ATGAAGCTTACCGGAGAACGCCTGCACTGGGCCGTCCAGGGCCAACGGCTGCTGGATAATGTCAGTCTCGAGATCGAGCCGGGCGAGACCTTCGGCCTGATCGGACCCAACGGTTCGGGTAAAAGTACGCTGCTGCGTCTGCTTGCCGGACTACGCAAACCCGCAAAAGGCCGCGCATGCCTGAACGGCCGGCCGCTCACCGGCATGCGCCAGCGCGAAATCGCCCAGTCCATTGCCCTCGTCGAACAGCAGGCGGAAACCACCGACCGTCTAACCGTGCGTCAAGCCGTGGAATTGGGGCGTACGCCGTTCCTCTCGGCTATGAGACCCTGGTCCGAGCGGGACACGGCGATCGTTTCCCGGGCTCTGGACGATGTGGACATGCTTCACTTCGCCGACCGGCTCTGGCACACCCTGTCCGGCGGGGAGCGCCAGCGGGTCCACATTGCCCGGGCGCTGGCTCAGCAGCCCAAGATCCTGCTACTCGACGAGCCCACCAATCATCTCGACATCCATCATCAACTCTCTATCTTGACGCTGGTCAGGCGTTTACCCATGACCGTGGTGATCGCCCTGCACGACCTCAATCAAGCCATGGACTGCGACCGGCTGGGCGTAATGGAAAGGGGCCGTCTGGTGGCGCTGGGTACGCCGGCTGAGGTACTGACGACAGAACGGTTACGGCATACGTTCGGCGTCGCGGCGGATATCCTGAACGATCCGGTGGACGGCAGCCGGATCATGCGTTTTCGTCATGCGCTTTGTCCCCATGAATAG